DNA from Rosa rugosa chromosome 6, drRosRugo1.1, whole genome shotgun sequence:
aaaatatatatgaagattTTGAGTTACCAAAGACGATTGGGAATCTAGTCCACTTGAGATTTCTGAGTCTAAAGGATAGTGCATTTCGTGCCTTGCCATCATCTGTATCTAATCTGGTACTTTTGCAAACTCTAGATCTGCGTGGTTGTGATTTAGTACCCTTTTGGTTTGGTCGGTACAGGGTGACCAAAATCAGAAATGTGTTTTGGAATATGGAGCAACTGAGGCATTTATATTTACCTTCTGAGCACTCTGTAAGTGGTAAGAAACTGTCATTAGCAACGCTGTGCAATTTGCAGACGTTGGTCAATGTTTCAATCAAGAATTGTGATTTGAATGATCTTGTTCAATTAACCAATCTGAAGAAACTATGCATAACTGCATCACAGTCTAGTGACTTGCAAAAGTTGAAGGACATGTTGATATCAAGAAGCATAACATTTAAACATCTTCGGTCGCTATCTCTGACGGCAGGCCGATATGGTGAGGAGGATATACCAAGAGATATAGTATTAAGGTGTCCTCATTTATACAAGCTGCTCTTGAGGGGGAAAATGACAGAGTTACCGCAAGAGCTCTTGGACTATGCAAACCTCACCAAGATGACATTGATTAAAACAAATCTGAAGGTTGGCCAGATAGAAATAGTGGAGAAGCTGCCCAAGTTAAGGGTGCTTTACCTCGGTGCTCGTTCTTTGGAATCAGAAACATTGGTTTTCTCCCAAGGAGGCTTTCCTCATCTGGAATTTCTTACCCTTACGGATTTGGAAGATTTGAAGGAGTGGAGGGTGGAGAAAGAAGCCATGCCTAGTCTTCAGAGATTGCGCATTCAATGGTGCGGAGAATTGCGGGCAGTTCCAGATGGGCTTCAGGAGATTACTACCCTCAAGGAATTAACAATTAACTGGATGCGCAGTACATTCTGCAGCAGAGTtgaggaaggaggagaggatTTCTACAAAATCAAACATGTGCCTTCTCTTATAATCACAAATACTCGACCGGATAAGCCAGAAATGGAGGAAGCAGCAGGTGTGTCTCAAGTAGTTGCGGGTCCAGCCGGTGACTCTCATCAGGAATCAACTGTGGACGGTATGTGACTCAATCCCGTATTGTCATACCATAGTTGTGTGATCAAGTTATATACTAAATTGTTTACTGGTTGCTTGTCTAACTTTGATTAATATATTCATGCCGGTATTTCTTGATTATGaccagctcctcctcctcctcctcctgatgAGAAAACAGAGGAAATACAAGCTTCATCCACTCCTTAGTGAAATCCACAAGTTCGACTCTGTTGCAGCCTGATTACAACCGACGTGAACAAGGCTAGAGCCTAGAGGCTTCAATTTGATTACTTACTTATGGTCAGTTTCCACATTTAAATTGGGCCGCAAGAAAAGACCTTTTCTCAGGTTTGGTAGCTCACTTTATGTTCTTTGGGCTTTTTCCAGATAGCCGATCCATACGGCCCTTCTTTAATTCTCCATtgcctctctttcttcttctgctgcGGCAGATGAGCTGCTTTCTTCCCCCAGTCCCCCGCCGCTTCACACGGACCAGTCACACAGGTATGTCTCTTTCTTCTAAATTATGCTTTCTTTCCTTACCTAGGATTTCAAATTAGGTTGGAATACGTTTTTTTATTTATCCTCTAAATCTGATTTTTACGGTATAATTACTCAGTTATGTTTACACTGTAATTTGATATCCAAGTCTACATTCTATGGGCTTTTCTACCCAGACCATCTCAAACCCCTTTTTAGGTTCTTCATCCCGCACGGACAAGGCAACATTCTTCCGCGGCAGCTGCTGTGACTTATGTGCCaggttcttctctttcttttatatCTTCTCATTTCTCTTCCTCACCTACCTTTTCATATTACCTTTTACTTCTCTTCTAATTTACACCTTTACGGTTTAATTCAgaattttaggttttggattagaGGGTGTTAGGTTTACATTGTAATTTGGATACCAAACACATCTTCGTTTTCTTTTCCGTGGTTACCAAACTGATTTGGATACCTAATTTCATTTCATATTCGGTGGATGGTGTTCAGCTTCCTCGTATTCAGCTGATTGATCCAATTGCAAGATATTACGGGCTTAAGCGTGGACAAGTTGTGAAGATAATCTGGCCGAGTGAGACTGCAGGACGATATGTCACCTACCGTTGCGTTATCTAAGTACTTTTATTGTAAGCTGAAACCTGGATTGCGTTAGTGTTATTTATAATTGTCATAATGGAAGGTTAGCTCAGAAGTGAACATTGCAGTTGGGATTTTGCAAAGACCTCCATTAGTGAAATGGGTTCAAAGTACCACTTGGAGATTTGAAGGAGTGGAGAGTGGAGAAAGAAGCCATGCCTAGTCTTCAGAGGTTGCACATTGAATGGTGCAAACAATTGCGGGCAGTTCCAGATGGGCTTCAAGAGATTACTACCCTCAAGGAATTAATAATCAACTTTATGCCGAGTTGATTCTGCAGTAGGGTTGGGGAAGGAGGATAGGATTTCTACAAAATCAAACATGTGCCTTCTCTTATAATCACAAATATTGATTAGACGATGAGCCAGAACTGGAGGAAGCTGCAGGTGTGTCTCAAGTAGTTGCTGGTCGAGCTGGTGACTCATTAGGAATCAACTGTGGACGGTATGTGACTAATTCACTCAATCCCGTTTTATCATACCATAACCTTGCATACTTTTTTTGATATTGTGATCAAATTTAGATGTTATTTACTAAATTTTTTACTGATCAGTTCTCTaacttttattaatataatgcTGCTGGTATTTCTTGATTATGaccagctcctcctcctcctcctgatgAAAAAACAGAGGAAATATAAGCTGCTTCCACTCCTTATTGAAATCCACTAGTTCATTCTATAAACTAGTGGATTATGTGCGGAACACTAAAATTGGGCCACATGTTATGTCCTTTTCTAACATAAGGTAGCCCGTTCTATGTTCTTTGGGCGTTTTCAGATAAGATAGTCCCATACGGGCTGCCTTTAATTCTTCCTCACCCTAATTATCCCttccctctctttcttctcaGCTTTGCTGTGAGTTGTCTCTCCTCCTTCCTCAATCTTCAAGCCCGAGTTTCCCTCATCGCTTCACACAGATTAGTCACACAAGTATGTCTCTTTATTCTAAATTATGCTTTCAAATTAGGTTAAATACCTTTCTTATTTTACCTCTAAATTTGATTTTTCGGTATAATTAGCCCAGGTTTTGTTTTACAGTTAGTTATGTTGACATTGTAATTTCTGGCTAGCTTGACTCTTTATACTGAAATTTTGTACTGGTAATAGAATTATGATAACTTTTATTTATCCATCATGCTCATCTCACAAAAAGTTTTGATTGTTTGTTGTCCTTGTAAGTGTTGAAAAGAAGAATACAGTACAGAGGACCAAGTATATGATAACTTTTCTATACATATTGTAGTTGATCATGTAGAATAATCTCTAATGATATGGAGATTGATATGGAATTTTGCAGTCATGTTTAATTTGTGACAATTTTTGTTCTTGTAATTCCAAAGAACCTCACTAACAAAAAGATAGGTTTTATAATCTTTCAGCTGAAGGATGGATttaattgaagaagaaattacGGGGCTTTATAGAGCTCGAAAAACAGTGATGCAAATGCTGAAAGATTGGGACTATGTAATTTCAGATCAGGATATCAACATTACATTGTCACAGTTTAAGAACAAAtatggagagaaaatgaaaagggAAGACCTTACTATGAATAGAAGGAAGTGAGGTCACGGCTCTGATCAGGTATTTGATGATGCTATTTAATGTGATAGAAGTGGTATTGTTAAGCTTCTAACTATTGTTGGTTCTTGTCTACCAGATTTATGTGCTTTTCCCTGATGAACCAAAAGTTGGGGTCAAGACAATCAAGAATTACATCAAAGGCTTTGTTCAGTAGGATACGGACAAAGGCATCGTGGTTATCCGACAAAATCCGACTTCTTTTGCCAAACTCTTCATAAGTGAGATGAGATCAAAGTACTAGTTGAATGTTTTCCAGGTGAAGTTTTAAATTGCATAAATTATTGTTTGAATTGACTGCTCTTGATATCTCGTGAATGTCATTATAGTGATTATACTCTAGTAAAGAACCGGAAACCTAATATCAGAAACATGCGGACTATACGTAGACAGGTCTATGGTGAATGGCTGGCTTAGTTTATTTGTATTCCAAGGCCTCTTAAGGTTGACAATTGTGATCAATTGCTTAATAGTATTGTTGTTCTGATGAAAAGGATCCACCCTCTATTAAGAATTACAAATTGGATGTATAGATTCTATATAGGGAGGCCTAACCAACAAttattgtatttatttttttttaattttttttttagaataacaATAATTGTATTCAAACTTGTGCTGGTGCCAAAACATGAGTTTGTTTATATATGACCTCTATTTAATATACATCAACACTAATTGAAACATTAGTTATTCTGAAAGTGTTCTTAACTGTACTGGTTCAGGAGGCAGAATTGTTGGTACAAAAGCATGTTCTAGTTCCAGAGTATTGGGAGCTTAAAAATGAGGTAAAGAAGACTGTGCTGGAGGGGTAAACTGTGGAAGAAACACAAGGTCAGTCCTGAACAATGCTAAGATATTTGAATACTTCCCAACACATGCTATGGCCTCAAATTTGATATATGCACGCACTAACAATGTCATACTTGTCTATTTACTTCATTTATCTAATTGTTTCAGGGGTGAACAGACTATCTTTGCTGGAAAAGTTTCAGCAATCTTGACTGGAGCACTCAAAATGTCACGAAGTTTGAGGCTTTCCAGGAGTACAACACTATTTGTATCTATAATCCCATAATTTACAGTATAGATACTAATATCACTAGATTAAATAGCAATGCACACCGCcaagtttttcttttgattAGTTTACTTggcatttttttttagaagttatttttctttatttaaaaaaactTCTAAAAAATTTTAGCATGCAAGTCTTGGCAATTTATTATTGAAGTTCTATATTTCCGAACCAAAACAATATCATTGTTAGCAAGAAATGTTTCTTGTATCGATGTGACCAACAATTGGATGATACATATTAATCATACCTGAGGGGGTATATTGACTGGCTGGGACTTTGGACTTGAGAAGCTGGTCAACTAACAACCAACGGTTTCACACGGTTCCTCTTGCCAAATTTCTTGGTTCTTTGTAAAGGAAAATACTTAAGTACATTAATGACCGATACATCAGGTAGACTAGGTTCAATACAGATGTAGACTAGCTCGGTACAACGGTAGACTAACTCCATGCATGTCTACCCATGTACTGAGTTAGTCTACCTCTGTATTGAACATAGTCTACTTGATATATCGGTACATTAATGATAGAATATTATCGGTTTAGTCTCAGTTCTAATAACAATGAATGCCCAAAATCAAAACGAACTGAAACATATGCCAATTTATATGTGTCATGATATTACTAGTTGTTTGGTAAAATGTACGTAGATTTGGCCACAGTTTCGTCAATTACAAATTTAGGTGGAAATTGAAAATTTATACCAAATTCAGCGGCATTATTTAAgcgcaaaatgaaaagaaaaaaatatacagAAATATAAATTATATCTTATACGACTTGCAATTTCATGTATTAGGAGGCCGGTTGCACTCATAAATCAGACCTTTTGGATCTTATAATTGGAATTGCATAATGCCAGTGCATGGGCACTCC
Protein-coding regions in this window:
- the LOC133716523 gene encoding DNA-directed RNA polymerases II and IV subunit 5A-like produces the protein MDLIEEEITGLYRARKTVMQMLKDWDYIYVLFPDEPKVGVKTIKNYIKGFVHDYTLVKNRKPNIRNMRTIRRQEAELLVQKHVLVPEYWELKNEVKKTVLEGGEQTIFAGKVSAILTGALKMSRSLRLSRSTTLFVSIIP